In a genomic window of Longimicrobium terrae:
- a CDS encoding DUF1003 domain-containing protein: protein MARVVERNVRALLERRAEEERAKTRSERIADGFTRFAGSMPFVYMHLAIFGSWILANTGWIPGLPKFDPSFVILAMVASVEAIFISTFVLISQNRMAELADKRADLDLQVSLLAEHEITRTLALVAAMAEKMGIEDAVDPELDELSRDVHPNRVMDSIEKNAQYFARHGGPRLP, encoded by the coding sequence ATGGCGCGCGTGGTGGAGCGCAACGTCCGCGCGCTGCTGGAGCGCCGCGCGGAGGAGGAGCGGGCCAAGACCCGCTCGGAGCGCATCGCGGACGGATTTACGCGCTTCGCCGGGAGCATGCCGTTCGTCTACATGCACCTGGCCATCTTCGGCTCGTGGATCCTGGCGAACACGGGGTGGATTCCCGGGCTGCCCAAGTTCGACCCCAGCTTCGTGATTCTGGCGATGGTGGCGTCCGTCGAAGCCATCTTCATCAGCACCTTCGTGCTTATCAGCCAGAACCGGATGGCGGAGCTGGCCGACAAGCGCGCCGACCTGGACCTTCAGGTAAGCCTGCTGGCGGAGCACGAGATCACCCGCACGCTGGCGCTGGTCGCCGCGATGGCGGAAAAGATGGGGATTGAGGATGCAGTCGATCCGGAACTGGACGAGCTTTCGCGCGACGTGCACCCCAACCGCGTGATGGACAGCATCGAAAAGAACGCGCAGTACTTTGCGCGCCACGGCGGCCCGCGGCTGCCCTGA
- a CDS encoding Ig-like domain-containing protein: MSPFARLSLLAACLSLAACADQTPTASPETDEAVTLAGVRCTLSADQSSATCGAPAGRGDVILDGDGPYVQIAMTEVTRQNGVLTANVTLKNLTNKVLGFDGTEHKGVYVYMRTPPTNGVVWIDPRGTATFGSDVARPYEKFTSDLAPGATSRAQEWSFALNGATTFTLDLMVATRVPQEFGSIAADLDSIFTAVGRADVLTAQGLNPYGFPVAAPLRWTSRNPAVLRVDAATGTLQPVTPGLTWVVVQHAADRGFAADSVRVRANPAGPFTTAVTSGDNQAGAPGQPLASPLRVRITDANGAPIPGVVARWRILGSTGGSLLNVTTVTNANGEVEASWTLGSGADSVEVIAPSAASQNRVVFHAQIITATRGFTRVWTGAVSDVWETAGNWAPAGVPTVLDSVVVPVTARSPRASVVTQVRRLVVNTGATLELNTRMSVRSDALVSGQVTGTGVVRMNADTSSVRYQSSVGYVARISGRFPELEVATSVAQPRLSGNVLVARDIRLVSARLILGGNDLRVAGDAYIQGGFVGGPGSTGADSLDVRGNVFVSAGGIGGELGVLLVGGDILQTGGSVRPLNAHVTVLNGPAQQRVNLIDSREGDGNRLVNLRIENTGGLRVDQNLHVIIVDVLNGAPITGSDTLSTRNRLKTNGLVNLPGLVIGTTGGATLTVFPGSYQVLRTHFGGGIIPALPYQNLTVGNTTAGANLRIMGDFRVEGTFNTNGYSVVVDGTYTVAPGGSVVGTVTHN; encoded by the coding sequence ATGTCCCCATTCGCCCGACTGTCCCTGCTGGCGGCCTGCCTGTCGCTGGCGGCGTGCGCGGACCAGACGCCGACCGCCTCGCCCGAGACGGACGAGGCCGTAACGCTCGCCGGCGTACGGTGCACCCTGAGCGCGGACCAGTCCAGCGCCACCTGCGGCGCCCCCGCCGGCCGCGGCGATGTGATCCTGGACGGCGACGGGCCGTACGTGCAGATCGCCATGACGGAAGTCACCCGCCAGAACGGCGTGCTGACGGCCAACGTCACCCTGAAGAACCTGACCAACAAGGTCCTGGGCTTCGACGGCACGGAGCACAAGGGCGTCTACGTGTACATGCGCACCCCGCCCACCAACGGCGTGGTGTGGATCGACCCGCGCGGCACCGCCACCTTCGGCTCCGACGTGGCGCGCCCGTACGAGAAGTTCACGAGCGATCTGGCTCCCGGCGCCACCTCGCGCGCGCAGGAGTGGAGCTTCGCGCTGAACGGGGCCACCACCTTTACGCTGGACCTGATGGTGGCCACGCGCGTTCCGCAGGAGTTCGGAAGCATCGCGGCCGACCTGGACAGCATCTTTACCGCCGTGGGGCGCGCGGACGTGCTCACGGCGCAGGGGCTGAACCCCTACGGCTTCCCGGTGGCGGCGCCGCTGCGCTGGACCAGCCGCAACCCGGCCGTGCTGCGGGTGGACGCGGCCACGGGCACGCTCCAGCCCGTGACCCCGGGGCTCACCTGGGTCGTCGTGCAGCACGCGGCTGACCGCGGATTTGCCGCCGACTCCGTGCGGGTGCGCGCCAACCCCGCGGGTCCGTTCACCACCGCCGTCACCTCGGGTGACAACCAGGCCGGCGCGCCGGGCCAGCCGCTGGCCAGCCCGCTGCGCGTGCGCATCACCGACGCCAACGGGGCGCCCATCCCGGGCGTGGTGGCGCGCTGGCGCATTCTGGGCAGCACCGGCGGAAGCCTGTTGAACGTCACCACGGTGACCAACGCCAATGGTGAGGTGGAGGCGTCGTGGACCCTGGGCAGCGGTGCCGACTCAGTGGAAGTGATCGCCCCGTCCGCCGCCTCGCAGAACCGCGTGGTCTTTCACGCGCAGATCATTACCGCCACCCGCGGCTTTACCCGCGTGTGGACCGGCGCCGTTTCCGACGTGTGGGAAACGGCCGGCAACTGGGCCCCGGCGGGCGTCCCCACCGTGCTGGACAGTGTGGTGGTGCCGGTGACGGCGCGCTCCCCCCGGGCCTCGGTGGTCACGCAGGTGCGCCGCCTGGTAGTGAACACCGGTGCCACGCTGGAGCTGAACACCCGCATGTCGGTGCGCTCGGACGCCCTGGTGAGCGGGCAGGTGACGGGCACCGGCGTCGTGCGGATGAACGCCGACACCAGTTCCGTGCGCTACCAATCCTCGGTCGGCTACGTGGCCCGGATCTCGGGGCGCTTTCCCGAACTGGAGGTCGCGACCAGCGTCGCGCAACCCAGGCTGTCGGGCAACGTGCTGGTCGCGCGCGACATCCGGCTCGTGAGCGCGCGGCTGATTCTGGGCGGAAACGACCTGCGGGTGGCGGGCGACGCCTACATCCAGGGCGGTTTCGTGGGCGGGCCGGGGTCCACGGGCGCGGACTCACTCGACGTACGGGGCAACGTTTTCGTGAGCGCGGGCGGGATCGGCGGCGAGCTCGGAGTGCTGCTCGTGGGCGGCGACATTCTGCAGACGGGCGGAAGCGTCCGTCCCCTGAACGCCCACGTGACGGTTCTGAACGGGCCGGCGCAGCAGCGCGTGAACCTGATCGACTCGCGCGAAGGCGACGGCAACCGGCTGGTGAACCTGCGTATTGAAAACACGGGCGGGCTGCGGGTGGACCAGAACCTTCACGTCATCATCGTGGACGTGCTCAACGGCGCGCCCATCACCGGGTCGGATACGCTGTCCACGCGCAACCGGCTCAAGACCAACGGGCTGGTGAACCTGCCCGGCCTGGTGATCGGCACCACCGGCGGCGCCACGCTGACCGTTTTCCCCGGATCGTACCAGGTGCTCCGGACCCACTTCGGGGGCGGCATCATCCCCGCGCTCCCGTACCAGAACCTCACGGTGGGCAACACGACGGCGGGCGCTAATCTGCGCATCATGGGCGACTTCCGCGTGGAGGGGACGTTCAACACCAACGGGTACTCCGTGGTGGTGGACGGCACCTACACCGTGGCGCCGGGCGGCAGCGTCGTGGGCACCGTCACCCACAACTGA
- a CDS encoding MarC family protein: MPELFGFTLLAVSSILVMVDPVAAIPIYISNTAHYEPAHRAAVLRRALVTALVVLTVFGLLGTAIFRLFGITTEAFRITGGIILFGIGLEMLQARRSRTRTTEEEEEEGGQKEDVGIIPLGIPLLAGPGAITTVITLLAQADTMPKRLIVYAAIVVVLLIAWVVLGLAPLLVRRLGTTGINVIERIMGLLVMVIGTQFVVDGVRAVVLDLVVRSRGG, translated from the coding sequence ATGCCGGAACTGTTCGGTTTTACCCTGCTGGCGGTAAGCTCCATCCTGGTGATGGTGGACCCCGTCGCGGCCATCCCCATCTACATCAGCAACACCGCGCACTACGAGCCGGCCCACCGCGCCGCCGTGCTGCGCCGCGCGCTGGTGACGGCGCTCGTCGTCCTGACCGTCTTCGGGCTGCTGGGCACGGCCATCTTCCGCCTGTTCGGCATCACCACCGAGGCGTTCCGCATCACCGGCGGCATCATCCTGTTCGGCATCGGGCTGGAGATGCTGCAGGCCCGCCGGTCGCGCACGCGCACCACGGAGGAGGAAGAGGAAGAGGGCGGGCAGAAGGAGGACGTGGGGATCATCCCGCTCGGCATTCCGCTGCTGGCCGGGCCGGGCGCCATCACCACCGTCATCACCCTGCTGGCCCAGGCGGACACGATGCCCAAGCGGCTGATCGTCTACGCCGCCATCGTGGTGGTGCTGCTGATTGCCTGGGTGGTGCTGGGCTTGGCGCCGCTGCTGGTGCGGCGGCTGGGCACCACGGGGATCAACGTGATCGAGCGCATCATGGGGCTTCTGGTGATGGTGATCGGCACGCAGTTCGTGGTGGACGGGGTGCGCGCGGTGGTGCTGGACCTGGTGGTTCGATCGCGGGGAGGATGA
- a CDS encoding manganese catalase family protein: protein MITRIDKLALELPNPEHASPNAAAAVQELLGGKFGEMSTLMNYTFQSFNFRGRDKMRPFYDLIANIAAEEYGHIEAVSYTINLLLTGSTKRGSDPNATPLANATDMRNSYHFIASGQAALPVDSMGNPWNGSYVFSSGNLKLDLLHNFFLECGARANKIRVYEMVEDRTSRAMLGYLLVRGGVHIVAYAKALEKLTGVDVGKLLPIPEISNKRFTETRPHEAKGLHRILYRFSPNDYREINQIWNGTHPEDGSELIVQDGPPEGFDPPELPEEPQLTSPLGPDIDHEMFKDIAKKLFG from the coding sequence ATGATCACTCGGATCGACAAGCTCGCGCTGGAACTGCCCAATCCGGAGCATGCTTCGCCCAACGCCGCCGCGGCGGTGCAGGAGCTGCTGGGAGGCAAGTTCGGGGAGATGTCTACCCTGATGAACTACACCTTTCAGTCCTTCAACTTTCGCGGGCGCGACAAGATGCGCCCGTTCTACGACCTGATCGCCAACATCGCGGCCGAAGAGTACGGCCACATCGAGGCGGTGTCGTACACCATCAACCTGCTGCTGACCGGCTCCACCAAGCGCGGCAGCGATCCGAACGCCACGCCGCTGGCCAACGCCACGGACATGCGCAACAGCTACCACTTCATCGCCAGCGGCCAGGCGGCGCTGCCGGTGGACTCCATGGGCAATCCCTGGAACGGCAGCTACGTCTTTTCCAGCGGCAACCTGAAGCTGGATCTGCTGCACAACTTCTTTCTGGAGTGCGGCGCGCGGGCCAACAAGATCCGCGTGTACGAGATGGTGGAAGACCGCACCTCGCGCGCCATGCTGGGCTACCTGCTGGTGCGCGGCGGCGTACACATTGTGGCGTACGCCAAGGCGCTGGAGAAGCTGACCGGCGTGGACGTGGGCAAGCTGCTTCCCATTCCCGAGATCAGCAACAAGCGCTTCACGGAGACGCGGCCGCACGAGGCCAAGGGTCTGCACCGGATCCTGTACCGGTTCAGCCCCAACGACTACCGCGAGATCAACCAGATCTGGAACGGCACGCACCCCGAGGACGGGAGCGAGTTGATCGTGCAGGACGGCCCGCCGGAAGGGTTTGATCCGCCGGAGCTGCCGGAAGAGCCGCAGCTGACGTCGCCGCTGGGTCCGGACATCGACCACGAGATGTTCAAGGACATCGCGAAGAAGCTCTTCGGCTGA